In the Persephonella sp. genome, GTTTCTCTTTAGAGGAAAGCCTGAGAAGAGCTTTCAGCTCACATAGAAACATAAGCATTCTTAAAAACTGATCAACTGTGTCTGTTTTCTTTATAACAGACAGATTTATATCTCCTGTAACCTCTTCTGAAAATGTTCCGTCTTTCCTAAAACCAACAGCATATCCTGAAACAGAATAAAGGTAAAATCCAAGGTAATGCTTTTTGTTGTAAGATCCGTCTTCAGCTGCCAGATAGCTGTAAGTTGGATTTGGGGTGTAATTTTTCCATTTTGAAAGCACATCATCTCTGTTTATCTCTTCATTTAGAGAGAGGGCAAGCTGTGATAGCTCATTTTTTAGTGAGTAAGTTTTGTTTAAAAGCTCAGGTCTCATGGTATATATTCTATCAGACTTCTACAGGATCATCCCTGTGGGAAACCCATACTTCTCTAAAAAATTTTTGCTCATTCTTAAGATGGCTTTCAGGCACCTGATCTATAATCTCTTTTGCCCACCGTTCTATCTTTTCTCCTCCTTCTTCTCCAAATCTCCAGAAAATATTTTTTCTGTAATCTTCAGGGGTTTCCACCTTTCCTGCAACATAAGGCCATCCGTTGTAAGATGCAAGCTTAAATGTTTTAAATCTCTCCCAGTCCAGATTTTTTATCTCTTTTTTCTTCCTTTTTTCTTCTATCTCTTTGTATCTTCTTTCTGAGTGGGCAAGCCTTTTAAATATAGCATACTTTAAAGCCTCTGCTATACCTATAGCCTCTGCCATATCCTCAGAATAGCCCAGCTTTAAAGCTCTATATTTTTGAAGAGCCGCCATCTTTGGAAATCTGTTAACAAGCATTTTTAACTTTCTTTCACAAAATCAAATTTTAGATCAAAGTAGTCTGAAAATGTGTCATAAAATATTTTCGCCTTTTCTTCCTGACTGCTTCCTGTCATACTTGCCTTCATAAGCATCGCAATGACATCTTGAACGGTTACATCTTTTTTTGCTTTTATGTCAACAATAAACTTTCCTCTGCCTTCCTGCACCATATACATAAAACCATTAACAAATTTCTTTTCAAAATCTGATTTTAGCTTATCTTTTGATCTTTCCAGATCTTTTATTATTCTTTTTTTCAGATCCTCAGGCTTTAAGCCTCTTTTCCTGGCATCATTTTCAATTAGCTTATTAATCATTCCCTGCTCGGCATACTCAAAATGAAAATACTCAGGTTTTATCTGGAGAAGCTTGCTGTAAAGGAGCATCATATCTCCTGTGTGGGGGTTTGATGGTCTTTCTTTCCCTAACTTCACAAGTTTTTCCATCAAGTCCTTACCTACATTTCCTATAGAAAAAGATGTTTTTATATCAAAAAAATCTCTAAATCTAACCTCAAGATTTTTTAGCTCAAGTTTTGCCTTCTGCGGATCGTATAAGTATTTTGAAAAAACATCTCCAACTAATTTGCTACCATCTTTTTTAATGTAAACAGATATCCCGTAAACGGCGATGTCAGCCTTAAGGGGTATCTCTGTCTCTTTATCAAGCTCATACTTTCTTAGCTCTATCTTTTTTATTCTGTCAACTGTGTATTCCTTTGTTGAATAGTCTCTTATTTCAACATCTTTAAGGACACCAACGCCAGTTAAAGGGTTATACTCATAATCTGATACTTTAACTTTGTCAGCCAGTCCTGATTGCTCAAGGTATATCTGTGCTGTTTCTTTAAACTTTTTTTCCCCGTAATATTTAGCAGTTAAATATCCCCCAAAGGATAAAAGAACAACCCCTAAAAAAATAAAAAATAGCAGATTAAACTTTTTCATTCTCTTTTTCCCCCTCTTTTAAACTTTTGAACAAATTTACTATTTCTTTTTTTAGCTTGTCAATTCCTTCAAGTGTAACAAGTGAAACAGGAACAAATTTATAGCCTTTGCTTTCAAAATATTTCTTTAATTTTTCTATTTCTGATCTGTCTGAAAGAATGTCTATCTTGTTTCCAACAACAATCTGTGGTTTTTTAACAAGCTCAGGTGAGTACTTTTCCATCTCCCTGTTTATAATCTCAAATGCCTCAATCGGATCCCTTTCCCTGAAATCTGATATATCAATCAGATGGATAAGAGCTTTTGTTCTTTCTATATGCCTCAAAAACTGATGACCAAGACCCTGACCCTTTGATGCTCCCTCAATAAGCCCCGGAATGTCTGCAAGAACAATAGATTCCCCATAATCAACATGCATAACACCAAGAACAGGAGAAAGGGTTGTGAATGGATAGTCGGCAACTTTAGGTTTTGCCTTTGTTAAAACTGATATAAGTGTTGATTTCCCAGCATTTGGAAAACCTACTATCCCAAAATCTGCTATAAGCTTCAGCTCAAGCTCCACCCATTTTTCTTCACCTTTTTCCCCTTCCTCTGCATAGTCTGGGGACTGGTTTGTTGAGGTTTTAAATGCAGCATTTCCCCTTCCTCCTTTTCCTCCCCTCGCCACAACAACTTCTTGACCAGGAGAAATCAGATCAGCTAAAACCTCACCTGTCTGTGCATCTTTAACCACTGTTCCAACAGGAACTTTTATAATAAGATCTTTACCGTTTTTGCCGTGTTTGTTGTTTCCTGATCCATGCTGTCCGTTTTCTGCTTTGAAATGTCTTTTGTGCTTAAAATCAAGAAGTGTTCGCACAGAAGGATCAGCAATGAGAATAACATCTCCTCCTTTTCCTCCGTTGCCTCCAGAAGGTCCACCAAAAGGAACAAATTTCTCCCTTCTAAAAGCAACACAACCATTACCGCCGTTTCCTGCTTTTACACAAATCTTTGCCCTATCAACAAACTTCATCTGTTTCACCTTTTTTTGTTGATAATTTATGAAATAGAAACTAAATTTCAAAATCAGCCTAACTTTATCTCTGTTAGGATCCCGAAAGGAACACCAAGACCTGTTATAAAGCCTGTTCCCGGCTTTAGAAAAGGAAGAATACTGAAGATGTCCTGTTTTGAATACTCAAAAAAAACAGAGACAGCATCAAGATCATTCCTGTTTATAAGCTTAAAAACAGCCTGTGTGTTCAGCTGTGATAAAACATACTTGCTTATGTTAGCAGGTCTTTGTGTTATTGCTATCAGTCCAAGATCAAACTTTCTGCCTTCTGTGGCTATCTTTTTCGCCATCATGTATGAGATGTTTGATACTCCTGCCTGAATTTCGCCAAAACCTTTTTCAGGTGCAAAATTCTGTGCCTCTTCAAGAATAATAACCCTTTTTTTTGTGTCGGACTTTGAAAGTCTGAATATCTCTTTCATCAAAAGACCTGCTATGTTCACCCTTGTGACAGGGTCTTCTATCTGCTGGAAGTTGTATATCGCAACATTTTTTTCAGAATAGAGGCTCTTATCAATTTTCTTTACAACATCAGGATGTATCCTTAAAGGCTCTTCCTGAAAATCCTTTTTCAGCATGTCAAGGAAAGTAAACAACTCCTGTCTCATATCTCCTTTAACATCTGTAAGCTCAGACGCTTCAAAGATCATATCCTCAAGAGATTTTTCCCTAAAGCCTATTATCTGAAGATCAGGCTTAAGGTTTTTTCTAAAGTATGATGAAACCTTTCTCTCCTCTGAGGATCTTTCCTGAAATACTATCCCGTATTGTCTGAAAAGATCTTTCAGATTTTCAAAACTAACAGGAAACAAAATGTTTGGAAACAAAAGCTGATAACTGTCTTTTACAGATTTTTTATACTCACCGTAAAGATCAAATATATATACATCTATATCAGAGTAACTAAAGTTCTCAAGCATTCTCCTTACAAACGTTGTTTTTCCTGATCCTGTCGTTCCAAGTATAGCCATATGCATCGTATATATCTTCTCAAGATCTATATAGGCATTCAGGTTTGTGTTAAAAAGTTTTCCAAACCTTACAGGCTTTCCCATCTGATAGCCTGCGTGGTTTATCTGCATAATGTCCTGTATCTCTTTCTGATCTTTCAGCATAAAAACAAGACTTCCTGCCGGAGGGGGAACCATCGGTGTTTTCAGTATGCTTTCTTTCTGCTTTATCTTTTCAGGATTAAACTCTGCCAGTATCTCAAGCTGTCCCACCTTTATGCTTGTCTGTTTTTCATTAAGGTAAGCAAGAATGAGCACCTTTTTTATCAATGGATCTTTTTGTGTCAGAACCATCTCAAGCTTTTTTTGTTCGGTAAAAACAGATCTGTTTATAAAACTGTAAAATGTTGAAAAGAGAGAATCATTCAGATCCTTTATTACAGCTATCCTTCCAAGAAGGAAGGCTTTTTCTGATATAGGTATTTTTACATATGTTTGCTGGGGCAGTTCCTGAAAAAGAAGAATCTCTGAGTTAATAGCACTTACAGAGTTCAGGACAACTCCTGCTATTTCCTGAAAGATATCAATAGATGACTTTTTTATATCTTCAAACTGATCTTTTAATCTTTTGATTTCCTCTTTTTCGTCTATTAAAACGGCTGTTTCTATATTTCCGTCCTCATAAAGACCTGCCTTTGTTAAATTAGCAGATCCAACCACAGCTGTTCGGTCGTCTATTATCACAAACTTTGAATGAATGTCAGGATTGAGGTATATTTTTCCTTTCAGGTTTTTTACAATCTGGAAAATATCTGTGTCTGTTATAAGAAAGTCCTCAATTTCTGAGTTTCTTACCACAAGTTCTATGCTGATATCTTTGCCGTTTATAAGCTCCTTTAAAACATCTGATTTGATCCATGGTGATGATATTTTTACTGATTTTTCTGCTGATGAAAAAAGTTGTTTTAGTATGGGGAGTATCTCATCTTTGGGGAGAAGTTTCATTTCAAAACCTTTTTATAGATAAAGATCGCTTTTATGAAAATATTTTCAAGGTAGGCCAGATAAGGATAACCTTACCTGACCGCTTTTTTTACTTTTCCTGCTTTAAGGCATTTGGCACATACGTATATTCTTTTTACAGATCCATCTGGCATTACTGCTCTTACCCTCTGGATGTTAGGTCTCCATACCCTTTTCGTGGTTGTTGCTGAATGAGCAACTCTGTTTCCGTGAGCTGTTTTCTTTCCACATATCTGACAGACTGCCATTTCTTTCCTCCACAGGTTATTTAATGAAATAAATAATATAACATAATATACTAATCTATATCCATCTTACCGGGGTTTATAAGATCCTTTGGATCAAAAACCTTTTTTATACCCCTCATAATCTCAAGCTCAGAAGTTCTAAACTGCTTTTTCATAAATGGTGCTTTTGTTATTCCAACGCCGTGTTCACCTGTAATAGAACCTCCATAAGACAGAGCAAGCTCAAAAACCTCCTCAACAGCCTTCTCTGTCCTTTTAAGTTCGTCCTCATCACGACCGTCAATCATAAAGTTTGCATGGACATTCCCATCTCCTATGTGACCGAAATTCACCATTTTAAGGTTGTATTTTTTACCTATTTCCCTGAGCTTTGGGAGCGCTTCAGGCAGATAGCTTCTTGGAAATACTATATCCTCATTTATTTTAACCCTTCCAAGTTTTGACACAGCAGGAGATAAAGCCCTTCTTGCTTCCCACAGTTTTTCTGCCTCTCTGCCTGTTTTTGCCACTTTGACCTGTGCTCCGTTTTTTTCGCATATTCTTGCTACTTCATTGATCTGGTCATCAAGTGATTTTATGTGTCCGTCAACCTCAATAAGTAGTAGAACCTCTGCATCTCTTGGAAGACCGAAATGTCCAAAATCCTCAACAGCATTTATGGCAAGTTTATCCATAAACTCAAGTGCTGAAGGTTGAACACCTGCTTTGAATATATCTTTTACCGTTTTTCCCACAGAGGCTATGTCAGAAAAGATAGCCATCGCTGTTTTTGATGACTGGGGTTTTGGTATAAGCTTGAGGGTTATCTGTGTAAAAAGACCTAATGTCCCTTCACTTCCTATAAAAAGCCTTGTTATGTCGTATCCTGCAACATCTTTAAGCGTTGGTCTTCCTGTATGGATTATCTCTCCTGTGTGAATAACAGTATCAAGCTCCATAACATACTCTCTTGTAACTCCATACTTTACACATCTTGGACCTCCTGCATTCTCGGCAACATTCCCTCCTATTGTGCAGAATTTATAGCTTGCAGGGTCAGGAGGATAAAAAAGACCCACCTTCTCAACAGCTTGCTGAAGTCTGTATGTTATTACTCCAGGCTGAACCTTTGCAACAGCGTTATCCTCATCTATCTCAATAATCCTGTCCATCTTTTCAAAAGAAACAACCACCCCACCTTTTACAGGTAGTGCCCCACCTGTGTATCCTGATCCTGCTCCCCTTGGTGTCACAGGAATACCTTCCTCATAGCATATCTGGACTATCTTCTGAACCTGATCCTGATTTTCAGGTATAGCAACAACCTCAGGAAGCATTTTTATTCTTGTTGCATCATAGGAGTAAAGAAGCCTGTCCATAGGATCGTCAAGGCAGTTTTCCTCTCCTAATAACTCTTTTAATGCTTTTTTTACTCTATCTGGAACTTTTATTACCTCTTTTTGCTTTAGCTCAAACATAAGACCACCTCTACCGTTTTTCCTAAAATGATAAAACAAAAAATAAAAATCTGAATGACAAAGCTCACCAATAAGGATTTATTTATTTTATCAACAGATCTATTTAAATAATCAATCAGTTCCAAGGTGCTGATACACTTAAAAGATTACACTAACAGTATTGATTTTCAATAAAAAAATCACACTAAATATATATAATAATATCTGAATAAATTAAAGGAGGAATAAAATTGTTTTTAAGCAAAGATGTTTATAACAAAATTCATATATCTGTTCAGGAGCTTAAGGAGAAGATAGATAATGGTGAGGATTTTATTCTTCTTGATGTTAGAGAGCCTCAGGAATATCAGTTCTCAAGAATAAAGGAAAAAGATGCAGTGCTTGTTCCTCTGATGAAACTGCCGTCTGTTATAGGGGAACTACCTAAAGACAAACCTATATATGTTATATGTAGAAGTGGAAATAGAAGTCTTCAGGCGACCCTGTGGCTTATGGAACACGGATATGAAAATGTTAAAAATGTTGAGGGAGGTATCCTCGCCTGGAGTGATTTTATTGATCCTACAGTGAGAAAGTATTAAATAAGACAACCTCCTTAACGGAGGCTTTTTACACAATTGAAAGCATTATATCAAGAGGTTTCCTTGCTTTTTCTATAATGTCTGGTGGTAATACAATCTCATTTATTTCTTTTTCCAAAACATCTGCAATTTTATCAAGTGTATTTTTCTTCATATCACAGCAGTGGACCGTCCCGCAGTAATCTGCATTTACAGGGAAGATGTAGTTTTTTTCAGGGTTAACCTTTTCAAGCCAGTGCTTTAGCCCAACTTCAGTTCCTATTATCACATTCTTTGCCTCACATGTTGTGGCAAACTCAATAATCTGCGATGTGCTACCAACAAAGTCAGCTATTTCTACAGTTTCTGTGTTACACTCAGGGTGAACAGCTATTTTTGCATCAGGGTATCTTTCTTTCAGTGCAAGAAGCTGATCGGGAGTTAAGTTGAAATGGGGAGGACAGAAACCTTTCCACAGTATAAACTCCTTTTCAGGTATCTGTCTGGCTATATACGAACCTAAAAACTGATCAGGAACAAATATTATCTTTTTGGCATCTAACTTTTTTATAACATTAACAGCATTCCTTGAAGTAACTATAACATCTGAAACGGTTTTCACATCTGCATTTGTGTTTATATAAGAAACAACAACAGCATCAGGGTGCTCTTTTTTCAGTTTTAAAACTCCCTCAACAGTCGCCATATCAGCCATAGGACATCCGCTTTCAGGATTAGGGTGGAGAACCTTTTTATCAGGATTAAGTATTTTTGCTGTTTCTGCCATAAATTTAACCCCTGCAAAAACAATTATATCGGCATCAGTTTCCTGTGCCCTCCTTGCAAGCTCAAGGGAATCTCCGACGACATCAGCTATATCCTGTATCTCTCCTCTCTGGTAGTAGTGGGCGAGTATTACAGCATTTTTCTTTTTTCTCAGATGGTTTATCTTCTGTATTACTTCCTGATTTTTCTCATCAATCACTGTAGTCAATCTTTTCTCCTCCTAAAATAAAACGGTGTTTGATTTTAGTTAATAAAATATATATAAATCCCTTCTGATTTTCAAATCCTGTGGTTTTATTTATTGAAAAGCTGGAAAGCTTTTTGTGTGGGAACCCTTCCTTTAGGGGTTTTTTGTATGTATCCTTCTCTTAGAAGGTAAGGCTCAATAAGTTCCTCAATGGTGTTTTTGCTTTCTGAAAGTGCTGACGACAGCGTCGTTATGCCTACAGCCTTTCCTTCAAACTTATTTACCAGAACTTCCAGATATTTTCTATCATTCTGATCAAGACCGTTTTCATCTATCCCAAAAAAGTCAAGGGCTTTTTTTGACATTTCAAGATCAATCTCCCCATTTCCGTGGACTACAGCATAATCATGAACCCTTTTCAAAAGCCTGTTTGCTATTCTTGGGGTTCCCCTTGATCTTTTTGCTATTTCATAAGCAGCTTCCTGTGTTATCTTGATCGAGAGTATCTCTGCCGATCTTTTAACAACAGATTTAAGGGAATCAGGATCATAAAAATCCATGTTCAGAATAATCCCAAATCTTGATAGAAGGGGAG is a window encoding:
- a CDS encoding DNA double-strand break repair nuclease NurA — protein: MRPELLNKTYSLKNELSQLALSLNEEINRDDVLSKWKNYTPNPTYSYLAAEDGSYNKKHYLGFYLYSVSGYAVGFRKDGTFSEEVTGDINLSVIKKTDTVDQFLRMLMFLCELKALLRLSSKEK
- a CDS encoding FAD-linked oxidase C-terminal domain-containing protein; the encoded protein is MFELKQKEVIKVPDRVKKALKELLGEENCLDDPMDRLLYSYDATRIKMLPEVVAIPENQDQVQKIVQICYEEGIPVTPRGAGSGYTGGALPVKGGVVVSFEKMDRIIEIDEDNAVAKVQPGVITYRLQQAVEKVGLFYPPDPASYKFCTIGGNVAENAGGPRCVKYGVTREYVMELDTVIHTGEIIHTGRPTLKDVAGYDITRLFIGSEGTLGLFTQITLKLIPKPQSSKTAMAIFSDIASVGKTVKDIFKAGVQPSALEFMDKLAINAVEDFGHFGLPRDAEVLLLIEVDGHIKSLDDQINEVARICEKNGAQVKVAKTGREAEKLWEARRALSPAVSKLGRVKINEDIVFPRSYLPEALPKLREIGKKYNLKMVNFGHIGDGNVHANFMIDGRDEDELKRTEKAVEEVFELALSYGGSITGEHGVGITKAPFMKKQFRTSELEIMRGIKKVFDPKDLINPGKMDID
- a CDS encoding DUF87 domain-containing protein; this encodes MKLLPKDEILPILKQLFSSAEKSVKISSPWIKSDVLKELINGKDISIELVVRNSEIEDFLITDTDIFQIVKNLKGKIYLNPDIHSKFVIIDDRTAVVGSANLTKAGLYEDGNIETAVLIDEKEEIKRLKDQFEDIKKSSIDIFQEIAGVVLNSVSAINSEILLFQELPQQTYVKIPISEKAFLLGRIAVIKDLNDSLFSTFYSFINRSVFTEQKKLEMVLTQKDPLIKKVLILAYLNEKQTSIKVGQLEILAEFNPEKIKQKESILKTPMVPPPAGSLVFMLKDQKEIQDIMQINHAGYQMGKPVRFGKLFNTNLNAYIDLEKIYTMHMAILGTTGSGKTTFVRRMLENFSYSDIDVYIFDLYGEYKKSVKDSYQLLFPNILFPVSFENLKDLFRQYGIVFQERSSEERKVSSYFRKNLKPDLQIIGFREKSLEDMIFEASELTDVKGDMRQELFTFLDMLKKDFQEEPLRIHPDVVKKIDKSLYSEKNVAIYNFQQIEDPVTRVNIAGLLMKEIFRLSKSDTKKRVIILEEAQNFAPEKGFGEIQAGVSNISYMMAKKIATEGRKFDLGLIAITQRPANISKYVLSQLNTQAVFKLINRNDLDAVSVFFEYSKQDIFSILPFLKPGTGFITGLGVPFGILTEIKLG
- the nadA gene encoding quinolinate synthase NadA, producing the protein MTTVIDEKNQEVIQKINHLRKKKNAVILAHYYQRGEIQDIADVVGDSLELARRAQETDADIIVFAGVKFMAETAKILNPDKKVLHPNPESGCPMADMATVEGVLKLKKEHPDAVVVSYINTNADVKTVSDVIVTSRNAVNVIKKLDAKKIIFVPDQFLGSYIARQIPEKEFILWKGFCPPHFNLTPDQLLALKERYPDAKIAVHPECNTETVEIADFVGSTSQIIEFATTCEAKNVIIGTEVGLKHWLEKVNPEKNYIFPVNADYCGTVHCCDMKKNTLDKIADVLEKEINEIVLPPDIIEKARKPLDIMLSIV
- the obgE gene encoding GTPase ObgE produces the protein MKFVDRAKICVKAGNGGNGCVAFRREKFVPFGGPSGGNGGKGGDVILIADPSVRTLLDFKHKRHFKAENGQHGSGNNKHGKNGKDLIIKVPVGTVVKDAQTGEVLADLISPGQEVVVARGGKGGRGNAAFKTSTNQSPDYAEEGEKGEEKWVELELKLIADFGIVGFPNAGKSTLISVLTKAKPKVADYPFTTLSPVLGVMHVDYGESIVLADIPGLIEGASKGQGLGHQFLRHIERTKALIHLIDISDFRERDPIEAFEIINREMEKYSPELVKKPQIVVGNKIDILSDRSEIEKLKKYFESKGYKFVPVSLVTLEGIDKLKKEIVNLFKSLKEGEKENEKV
- the ruvB gene encoding Holliday junction branch migration DNA helicase RuvB; the encoded protein is MSEDTTIDNSLRPSTLDEYIGQEKVKQQIRLFIEASKRKNQVLDHVLISGPPGLGKTTLAYVIANELGRNILFTSGPVLEKKGDLAGILSQLEEGDILFIDEIHRLNPSVEETLYPAVEDFKLDIVIGKGRSSRSVRIDLQKFTLIGATTRAGMLTSPLLSRFGIILNMDFYDPDSLKSVVKRSAEILSIKITQEAAYEIAKRSRGTPRIANRLLKRVHDYAVVHGNGEIDLEMSKKALDFFGIDENGLDQNDRKYLEVLVNKFEGKAVGITTLSSALSESKNTIEELIEPYLLREGYIQKTPKGRVPTQKAFQLFNK
- the rpmB gene encoding 50S ribosomal protein L28 → MAVCQICGKKTAHGNRVAHSATTTKRVWRPNIQRVRAVMPDGSVKRIYVCAKCLKAGKVKKAVR
- a CDS encoding rhodanese-like domain-containing protein, with product MFLSKDVYNKIHISVQELKEKIDNGEDFILLDVREPQEYQFSRIKEKDAVLVPLMKLPSVIGELPKDKPIYVICRSGNRSLQATLWLMEHGYENVKNVEGGILAWSDFIDPTVRKY